In one window of Pseudodesulfovibrio sediminis DNA:
- a CDS encoding AraC family transcriptional regulator: protein MTTAQQNTFQFAKAESDVDITVLNAVMADFSYANHAHEDFALGVTREGIQEFSCNGSQFRSAPGNIILFNPGDVHNGHPGNEDALKYTMLYLDPNHLLSLVGCASETGRKPFRIGENHFEDRMLRPLIMDMAQLVAGTAHTLLEYDHLLYEIAKRLAQRMGVFAPDAWKDTKDTLLLKVRDHIHDHISEDISIDDLSQVASISKYHFIRLFRSQFGLTPHRYILIHRINRAREALDSGIAPSTLAQELGFFDASHMNRHFKRAYGVTPKQYQRQLTK from the coding sequence ATGACAACAGCACAGCAGAACACCTTTCAATTTGCGAAGGCAGAGAGTGATGTCGATATCACGGTTCTCAATGCTGTCATGGCAGATTTCTCCTACGCCAACCATGCGCATGAAGACTTTGCGCTGGGAGTGACGCGTGAGGGTATTCAGGAGTTTTCCTGCAACGGCAGCCAGTTCCGCAGTGCTCCCGGCAACATCATTCTGTTCAACCCCGGCGACGTGCACAACGGCCACCCCGGAAATGAGGACGCACTGAAATACACAATGCTCTACCTTGATCCGAACCACCTCCTGTCGCTTGTCGGCTGCGCCTCTGAAACGGGAAGGAAACCATTTCGGATCGGGGAAAATCATTTTGAGGACAGGATGCTCCGACCCCTGATCATGGACATGGCCCAACTGGTGGCCGGAACAGCGCACACGCTCCTTGAATATGATCACCTCCTCTACGAAATAGCCAAACGACTGGCGCAGAGAATGGGCGTCTTCGCCCCTGATGCCTGGAAAGACACAAAAGACACCCTGTTGCTGAAGGTACGGGATCACATCCATGACCACATCAGCGAGGACATCTCGATTGACGACCTCAGTCAGGTGGCCAGCATCTCGAAATACCACTTCATTCGTCTCTTCCGCAGCCAATTCGGGTTGACCCCGCACAGGTATATTCTCATCCACAGGATCAACCGGGCCAGAGAGGCCCTCGACTCGGGAATAGCCCCCTCCACCCTGGCACAGGAACTGGGGTTCTTTGACGCGAGCCACATGAACCGTCACTTCAAAAGGGCATACGGCGTCACGCCCAAACAGTATCAACGGCAGTTGACAAAATAA
- a CDS encoding LysE family translocator, with protein sequence MTLESGIALALATFIFALIPGPGISAVVAQSLARGFKAGAAFSCGLASGDVIYLLTALFGMGWVASQIGSYFVILKWAGAAYLIYLGVKCWLAKPPVQQAGDCQAPARAGRSYLAGFCVTLGNPKAIAFYCGFLPGFVDMSALTGTDILLVISIIVPIIVSVPIGYAWLAARGRNAVRSTRMWKVLNRTAGSIMIGAGAAVATK encoded by the coding sequence ATGACGCTTGAAAGTGGAATTGCACTGGCACTGGCCACATTTATTTTTGCCCTGATCCCCGGACCGGGCATTTCCGCGGTGGTGGCCCAGTCCCTGGCTCGTGGCTTCAAGGCTGGTGCCGCTTTTTCCTGCGGCCTGGCCTCGGGTGATGTCATCTACCTGCTCACGGCCCTGTTCGGCATGGGCTGGGTGGCTTCGCAGATAGGTTCGTATTTTGTCATTCTCAAATGGGCCGGCGCTGCCTATCTCATCTACCTGGGCGTGAAGTGCTGGCTGGCCAAACCGCCTGTTCAGCAGGCCGGAGACTGTCAGGCCCCGGCCAGAGCCGGTCGCAGCTATCTGGCCGGTTTCTGCGTGACCCTGGGGAATCCCAAGGCCATCGCATTTTATTGCGGATTCCTGCCCGGTTTCGTGGACATGTCCGCGTTGACCGGCACGGATATCCTGTTGGTGATTTCCATTATCGTGCCGATCATCGTTTCGGTTCCCATAGGCTATGCATGGCTGGCCGCCAGAGGTCGCAACGCTGTCCGCTCCACCAGAATGTGGAAGGTCCTCAACCGAACCGCAGGCTCTATCATGATTGGCGCTGGTGCGGCTGTGGCGACAAAGTAG
- the ispG gene encoding flavodoxin-dependent (E)-4-hydroxy-3-methylbut-2-enyl-diphosphate synthase, which yields MERKQTSTVNLGDVGVGGDNPVRVQSMCNTDTRDVFETVSQINRLADAGCEMVRLAVPDEKAAAVLADIREQSSVPLIADIHFDYRLALAALEAGFEGLRINPGNIGDEQKVDTVVRAAMGYGTPIRIGVNGGSLEKDLLRQFGGPTPEAMVESGLRHIAMLEKRGFHDIKISLKTSSVLNTIKAYRLMSEKVDYPLHIGITEAGTLVRGAVKSAVGLGILLYEGIGDTLRVSLTHDPVAEIGVAYEILRSLGLRERGPEIISCPTCGRTEIALIELAEKVEEALRGVEEVFTVAVMGCVVNGPGEAKEADIGIAGGRDLGIIFRKGEVVRKVKGNDNLLPEFMQEINRFLEERRQ from the coding sequence ATGGAACGCAAGCAAACCAGCACAGTGAATCTTGGCGATGTCGGCGTGGGCGGGGACAACCCTGTTCGCGTTCAGTCCATGTGCAACACCGACACCCGTGACGTCTTCGAGACCGTCTCGCAGATCAACCGTCTGGCTGACGCCGGGTGCGAGATGGTGCGCCTGGCGGTGCCCGATGAAAAGGCCGCAGCCGTCCTTGCCGACATCAGGGAACAGTCCTCGGTGCCGCTCATTGCGGATATCCATTTCGACTACCGGCTCGCACTGGCCGCGCTGGAGGCCGGGTTTGAGGGGCTGCGCATCAACCCCGGCAATATAGGTGACGAGCAGAAGGTGGACACCGTGGTCCGGGCGGCCATGGGGTACGGGACGCCCATTCGCATCGGCGTCAACGGCGGCTCATTGGAAAAGGATTTGCTCCGTCAGTTTGGCGGTCCCACGCCCGAGGCCATGGTCGAGTCCGGGTTGCGGCATATCGCCATGCTGGAAAAGCGCGGCTTCCACGATATCAAGATTTCACTCAAGACCTCGTCTGTCCTGAACACGATCAAGGCCTACCGGCTCATGAGCGAGAAGGTGGACTATCCGCTGCACATCGGCATCACCGAAGCCGGGACACTGGTGCGCGGCGCGGTCAAGTCTGCCGTGGGACTCGGCATTTTGCTGTACGAAGGGATCGGCGACACTCTGCGCGTCTCCCTGACCCACGACCCGGTGGCTGAAATCGGCGTGGCATATGAAATCCTCCGATCTTTGGGCTTGCGCGAACGCGGCCCGGAGATTATATCCTGCCCAACCTGTGGACGTACCGAGATCGCGCTCATCGAGCTGGCAGAGAAGGTGGAAGAGGCGCTGAGAGGCGTGGAAGAGGTCTTTACCGTGGCTGTCATGGGCTGTGTGGTCAATGGGCCCGGCGAAGCAAAGGAAGCAGATATCGGCATCGCCGGTGGCCGCGATCTGGGCATCATCTTCCGCAAGGGCGAAGTCGTTCGCAAGGTCAAGGGCAACGACAATCTTCTGCCCGAATTCATGCAAGAAATTAATCGATTCCTCGAAGAAAGGAGACAGTGA
- a CDS encoding proline--tRNA ligase, producing MRLSRYYIPTLKEDPADADVVSHKLLMRAGMIRKLTSGIYNYLPLGLRSINKVAAIVREEMDRAGAMEVLLPMVQPADLWVETGRWDYYGKELLRVKDRHGRDYCLGPTHEEVITDLVRGEIKSYKQLPVNLYQIQTKFRDEIRPRFGLMRGREFIMKDAYSFDKDEDGAEKSYWEMFEAYRAAFSRIGLRFKPVQADSGAIGGDFSHEFMVLADTGEDTIASCLSCEFGANLEKARVKLPEAKPEVDESAVPAMEEVATPGVHTVEEVCSFLDITADKLVKTLLLVVDGEPVAALVRGDRELNDIKLRNIVGGNEIEMADEALVRELTNAPVGFAGPAGLDTNVPIYADRELTMSTDWVAGANKSDTHVLHLALERDCTIERYADLRVIEETDPCPECGGKIEFTRGIEVGHVFKLGLKYSEKMEATFLDENGKSKPMVMGCYGIGVSRIVASAIEQNNDENGCCFPPSIAPFEVCLISLGGKDQDVADKAEELYGEIMKLGVDAAYDDRKERPGVKFAEADLIGYPMQLVLGGKGLKNGIIEAKDRKTGEKIELPLDGFAEAFTAWRKEIWNNWGLEIA from the coding sequence ATGCGTCTTTCCCGTTACTACATTCCGACCCTGAAAGAAGATCCGGCTGACGCCGATGTGGTCTCCCATAAATTGCTGATGCGTGCGGGCATGATCCGCAAGCTGACAAGCGGCATCTACAATTATCTCCCGCTCGGCCTCCGCTCCATCAACAAGGTGGCCGCCATCGTTCGCGAGGAGATGGACCGCGCCGGGGCAATGGAAGTGCTTCTGCCCATGGTCCAGCCCGCTGATCTGTGGGTGGAAACCGGACGCTGGGATTACTACGGCAAGGAACTGCTGCGCGTGAAGGACCGTCATGGCCGCGACTACTGCCTCGGCCCCACCCACGAAGAGGTCATTACCGATCTGGTTCGTGGCGAGATCAAGTCCTACAAGCAGTTGCCCGTGAATCTTTATCAGATTCAGACCAAGTTCCGTGATGAAATCCGGCCCCGTTTCGGCCTCATGCGCGGACGTGAATTTATCATGAAAGACGCCTACTCCTTTGACAAGGACGAGGACGGCGCAGAGAAATCCTACTGGGAGATGTTCGAAGCCTACAGGGCCGCGTTCTCCCGCATCGGTCTCCGTTTCAAGCCTGTGCAGGCGGACTCCGGTGCCATCGGTGGCGATTTCTCCCACGAGTTCATGGTCCTGGCCGATACCGGCGAGGACACCATTGCCTCCTGTCTCTCCTGCGAGTTCGGCGCAAACCTTGAGAAGGCGCGGGTCAAGTTGCCCGAGGCCAAGCCCGAGGTCGACGAATCCGCTGTGCCCGCCATGGAAGAAGTGGCCACTCCCGGCGTGCATACCGTGGAGGAGGTCTGTTCCTTCCTCGACATCACCGCTGACAAGCTGGTCAAGACGCTGCTCCTCGTGGTGGACGGCGAGCCTGTGGCCGCTCTGGTGCGCGGTGACCGCGAACTCAATGACATCAAGCTGCGCAACATCGTGGGCGGCAACGAGATCGAAATGGCAGACGAAGCACTGGTCAGGGAGCTGACCAACGCGCCTGTCGGTTTTGCCGGTCCCGCCGGGTTGGACACGAACGTGCCCATCTATGCCGATCGCGAGCTGACCATGTCCACCGACTGGGTGGCCGGTGCCAACAAGAGCGACACCCATGTGCTGCATCTGGCCCTGGAGCGCGACTGCACCATCGAACGCTACGCTGATCTGCGTGTCATCGAGGAAACCGATCCCTGCCCCGAGTGCGGTGGCAAGATCGAGTTCACCAGAGGCATCGAAGTGGGCCATGTGTTCAAACTCGGCCTCAAGTATTCCGAGAAGATGGAAGCCACGTTCCTTGACGAGAACGGCAAGTCCAAGCCTATGGTCATGGGTTGCTACGGTATCGGCGTGTCCCGTATCGTGGCCTCTGCCATCGAACAGAACAATGATGAGAACGGCTGCTGTTTCCCGCCCTCCATCGCTCCCTTCGAGGTCTGTCTGATCTCCCTGGGCGGCAAGGATCAGGATGTGGCTGACAAGGCTGAAGAGCTGTATGGCGAGATCATGAAGCTCGGTGTTGACGCGGCCTATGACGACCGCAAGGAACGTCCTGGCGTCAAATTCGCCGAGGCCGACCTCATCGGCTACCCCATGCAGTTGGTCTTGGGCGGCAAGGGACTCAAAAACGGCATCATCGAGGCCAAGGATCGCAAGACCGGCGAAAAGATCGAGCTGCCGCTGGACGGTTTTGCCGAAGCCTTTACCGCATGGCGCAAGGAAATCTGGAACAACTGGGGTCTTGAAATAGCCTAG
- a CDS encoding LysE family translocator, which yields MLGILLYCVGVMYTPGPVNILSLNSGMQHRLSAHFPFCLGVGAALCFWFLLIGYAGGAIISEQVMPFITAFGVMFILYLAYKIISADVDTNQSENSACHFTFKDGLLMQLLNPKSFLVVLPVTTVQFPAANIEGSGIAIWSMGLGLLGFGAPLAYAAFGATVTSRMSSTACFKYFNIIMGVMLVAVAMDMVYHHIYLAI from the coding sequence ATGCTCGGCATACTGCTCTATTGTGTAGGCGTAATGTATACGCCCGGCCCTGTGAACATTCTCAGTCTCAACAGCGGGATGCAACACAGACTGTCCGCACATTTCCCGTTCTGTCTGGGCGTAGGCGCTGCCCTCTGTTTCTGGTTTCTCCTTATCGGCTATGCTGGCGGCGCGATCATCAGCGAACAGGTGATGCCTTTCATCACGGCTTTCGGCGTCATGTTCATCCTGTACCTCGCCTACAAGATCATCTCGGCGGATGTCGACACGAACCAGAGCGAAAACAGCGCGTGCCACTTCACTTTCAAGGACGGCCTGCTCATGCAGTTGCTGAATCCGAAATCATTTCTGGTCGTCCTGCCTGTGACAACAGTGCAGTTTCCGGCTGCGAACATTGAGGGGAGCGGCATTGCGATCTGGTCCATGGGGTTGGGCCTTCTCGGTTTCGGCGCGCCGCTCGCGTACGCGGCCTTCGGCGCGACCGTCACCAGCCGCATGAGCAGCACTGCCTGCTTCAAATACTTCAATATAATCATGGGGGTGATGCTGGTGGCTGTTGCCATGGACATGGTCTATCATCACATCTATCTCGCCATATGA